The nucleotide sequence ACGATAATGCTGACATTTAATTTTGCGCCATCAAGGTGAACACTAATTAAATGACATTGTTCTGGGTTACACCTCGCCTGAAATGTGACATCAAAGGAATGTTAACTTAAAGCTTAAAAGGAAATGGGAAAGATAAGGCGGTTAAGTCTCTCTAAACCACGTCCAACTTAATTCACCAAATTCGTCTTTCGTAATTCGACTTTCATCTTCTATGTTCTACTGAGTAGCGCAGGAGGAACGAACCTTTAGTGCAATTATTCTGTAGCACGGAAACTGCTTGACAGGGGAGCGTTGGTAAAGTATAGTGGGCTAGGAACAACGGATAGGACCACGGACCAAGGTCCAAGGACAAAGGATAACTGCAGGACAGATCCACAAGAATAAACATGGCGTTTCGGAACTCATACGGtttccatcatcagaatgaaatgaaatgatgaaataacccccccccccccccccccccgccctcgTAATAGTAATGAAACAACATCGTCAAGACAGAATCGAACGCGCTCGAAGATACGTCTCTCTCaaaacttaaagcgtgcttccCCACAGTATCATACAAAACGTGGCAGAGCCAGCTTTACATACGGCCGGCGGCCCCATAGCACCCAAAGCGCCCGTTCGTAGATACGTTAATTCAAAACGAACAGCGACGAGATTTATCTCTATCTTAGATCTCTATTATCAGACAAGAAAAGGAAGTAAGCATCGagcactctctctctctatctctctcgcTCTCCTCTGATTGGAACGTTAAGATGCGTCTAATACGGTTGTTGTATTAGGATTACGTAGAAAGTCATATCCTTAGTATAGGTATTAGGTAGAGGTTTTATTTGTATAggttccctttctttttttttcaccctccTTTCCCTTTATTTGTTTTACATATAACGAGCCCTAAATAACGCATACttgagtagccagtcccgagtggcttgggactaacatctccattttttcttttaccagtcagtcaatcaatcaTATTAGTAGTAGAAAGAGACTACTAGGCTATTCCACTAGCAGTACGAGTGAAGTAGCGTATTCCTTCtagatgatggtgatgatgatgatgatggtaggagaaaaCCTATGGAGATTTGATACGTATCTCATCTTCATTTTCCCGCGGCGATCATTTGCGTATCTTTTTGTAGCCAACAACTTCTCCCGTTTCAAGTACGATCCAGAAGTGACGGGTGTCGGCCTTCATGCGTTGTTCTTTGACTGTTGGGATCCCTGCATCCCTCCTTTCCATCACTCTCATCTTGAATGGCGATGCAAGCCTTTCTCATCTTACACTGCATAAAACGAAGAACGCTCGCTGTGTACGGGACCACCGCTGCAACGAATGTCATCTTCGTTTCTCAGGTCATCTTCCAGAAGAAGATTGTGTCAATAGCGGTGGCACTAAAAACAGTCTCTTACGCAAACAGGAGCCTGAATGAGTGAGTGTCATCATCGAGAAACCTACTGGTTGAGTGTGATGTGTTGGAAGCTTATGTTTCAACCTTGAAGGACCCTTCTACAGAAGAACAAACAGGCTTGCCAGTTTAAAAGTTATACCGCTTACATACGGGCAGGCTGGTACCCTGAAGAAGTAGTGAAGGCTAGTGCTCCTTTGACTTAAGGGTCCTTTACAACTTTGAAGGACACCTTATTGTAAGGAGTTTGCGCTTCAGACATACGACACTGACTTGTTGACCCAATGTGTTTCTTTCGGCGCACGCCGTCGGAAAAGTGGCGCTAGCTGTGCACACAATAACTGAAAGGAAAGTACAACATATTTTCAGTCAGGCAGCGGGGCGTATTTCCAGACAGTGTTTATTAGATAGTTACAGGAAGGATCAGTTTACGGAAACTGCGTGTTTCATACGCTAGCGCTTTTATACGCTCTGTATATTCTATCGACTCCAACTCTGGGCAGCGTTTAAGAGCCAACCGTTTTCTATTCTATTTATTTATCGGTGGTTTCAACTGGTAATCGTAAACACGTACGTCTGATCCTAGCTTTCAGAAACGTTTTACGAGCGtcccgttttctttctttcctgtaAACATGTACCTTTGTAAAGATCGGCTCTTCTGGTATTACAGATTTACCACAGCATCTTGAATATTTGTCCTCAGTAGGCAGcgttttgtaaacaaatgacgtagCGCCGTCAGACACTTGTTGCAGGTTTTCCGTAACCGATCAGAAGCATCTGCTAAGTGTCAATGGTTTTCCTATCAAATACATGAATACAgcctctcctttttttcttcctacaTGTCTCGTGGCTCTGTTAAGTCGTGCTCTAGGGGGTTCTGCACCCAGTACAGGGTTTCTGCGGACAATGGTCGATTGTGTTTTCACGGTGTTTCGCACTGTTCATGCAAACGGCTCAGACTCTGTGAAAACATCGCTATCTTACAACAAACCGGACGCTcgcaataagaaaaaaaaaaagaaactaggCTAGAAAGTAGATTAAATATGGTAAACCGAAAACGTGAGTATGGTGTTCATACAGTAATGCAACACCGCTCGACTGCGTACTGCAGTTCatttgtcttcttctttttttttcgtatttcgTATTTCCATGCCATGTGAagatcttttctttttttttttgcatttgatATCAAAAGTGAACAGACAGTGAGCTGTATTTGGTGTGAAAGTTCTTAAGTCCATGATAATGGCTAGCCACAACAGAATAAATAAGGGTGAGCATCAAAATTACATCATAACGCCAGTCATAGAAGAGTAAAAAGGCAGAAGACGGGATTTCTAACAGCGTGAGAGAGCAGAACATAAAATCAACAACGTGTAATAGGGCATGGGTCTACCGCGAAGTCCTTATCTTGTAAACTCAGTTGGCGTCTTGAAAACAAGCACCAGTGGAAATTGATTGGCGCTGTTCATGCACGGTCGGCTAGAAGTGCTCGGTGGAATATCTCGTTCTGAACACCCCCTTAATACCGATTGCTGctaagctctctctctctctcgggaAACGGACACAGAATAATCTCAACTGTTTGTATGTCAACATGGAGAAGATGGCGAGGTTACGTTAATCCTCGTGTCAGCGGTGCTTTCGGCTGGCTAACTCTAACGAGTTAGCTCAAAGCTAACTCGGAGTTGAGCATTAGTCATGGTTGACAGAAAGCCTGCAGTAATGCTGGAAGCGATTCTGCGGAGTACATGCGTCTGAGCGAATGAGGATTTGCAAAAGACATGAAGGAAATAGTTACATTTCACAGGATGAAACATGCGAATTGCCCTTCACTATGGAATCGATCAACTCCACTGTGTGACACGTTATAATGAACGTGACTGTTGTCAATAACTTCTGAGGCCTACTTCAAAAAGCTTTCTGCTTCACTGCCCGTGCAGGATGAAACATACATTTAACGCTTCTTGTCTCTCCCTCCTTGTCTCATCAAACATTTTTCGCCATTTTCTTTTCGTGCTATCCTCTACAAAATAAATACCAAATATGTGCCCGTTCGTGCTTGCATAAGACCGCCGTCTCCCTACATAATGTACCTTTTCCTTTGTTCCTTCAGTCTGACATCGACCGATCCCATTATCCATGGATACAGATGCCTCAGGAAAACGGCGAATATCTCTGCCGTTACTTGCAAGTCACCTGGAAAGTAAGTTTTCGCTCGAGTGCCCTGGTTTCAAATCGCCAACCAAATTGCAACGCCAGAATCAAAATATAACAGTTGTGCAAGGCAAAGGCGAAACAGCACTTCACTAACCACACATATGATAAATTTCTGCAGAGCCCCCCGAAAGAAATCAGCGAGACCTGCTGCACCGAGAAAATAAGCCATCACTGAACCGTACATGAGATTATAGATTAATGGTATAAAGTCTTCAATTGATTTAACAttcacaacaacaaaaaaagtggACACAAGTGAGTCTTATGCCAAGCGCTTTCTTGAACCGGATAACAGAGCATATCAGTGATTAGATCAGTGATTGGACTTTGACTTGTAGATCAGTGATGTGACTTCATGATAGTAGTGCAGTCCTACGTGAGCTGTGCTTGACCAAATAGCGTTGTGTGCTTTGGTGATTCTCGAGCCATGTCCGCTGCACTGCGGGAATCCAAGAGAACCGAAACACCCACGAAGCTATTGACAAGCGTGACTGATGTCAGTATCCTGTATCCTGTTGGAGCACCCTTGTACTGTCCGATGATTTACCGAGCCTGCACTTTGCACTTTGCTAACACGATTGTACTTTAACTGCAACATTCCCTCTGACAGTTCATGAAACGACAAATCCCAGGCCTTCATTATTTGGGTGCGGGAACATTCTTGTAATTgctcttattttttaatttggCTGGCATGCAGGCTCGGGTTAAGACACTTCCAGAATGGGACAGACCATGCATACGGCTGCGTTGTCAGGCGGCGAGAACTGCATAAGCAGAAGCGCATTTCTCGGGACTATATGGTGTTCGTAGGACTTCCGCAAGTGAGCCTCAAATTAAGGTAAGCTCCTTTCATCCCAAAGGACTCCTCATCCCCGTTTTCGAGTGCAGTATGAAGTTGGAGAGATTAGAAAGGGGACAAAACACCCGCGAAATTAATGAACCACTCGCCGAGGCTTTTCTTCCTCGATGCCTTTCCTGAGCAAGGAGAACTTTCTTCGAGTTGGACCCGCGTGTACCGTCTCGTTCTACCGTGTCTCGCTTTCTTAGAATAGAGGGGAGACACAGAGAAAAGAACACGGCGGAGGATGAGCTTTTTGAACATTTTTAATTGCGCGATGAATAAGATAAGTGCGCGTTCTTAAACCTCGGCCTCGCCCGCGCGCACGCTAGATCTTTCGGGATCGATAACGTTTTGGAATGGTTCTGCCTAGCAGAGCAACAGGTTCAGGCATTTTCCCACGCTCATGTGTGACGTATTCGCGTGCAGACAAGAATTCACACTTGCATACGGATATATAATTATGTAATTGTTTAGCTTATGGTTTATAGGCTATTATAGTTCATTAATTATCTAACAAGTGTGTTTGCGTGTTCCTGGTTCTCTACGGAAGTATACTATAGGGAACAAGTGCAACGGAAGACAAACGTAGATGAGACAAGCACGTGCTTGTCTCGAATGTCTCTGCAAATGGCTTGCCTCGTCCACGTCTGTCTTCCGTTGCACTTATTCCCTATAGTATGCATCACCAACTCGCCCAACTTTCTGTTTTAACTATAGAGACGTGCGTCTTAGGCAGACTTCGCGGGGAAGTGCGCCGACGTTTGTCTTCTGCGACCTGGCAGAAAGTTCTGTTTGTACACAAAAACAACCCATTAGACTTCTTCGTCACAAATCCTTGTAAACAAACATCCATTGTTTCAACCCACACGGCGAAAGTTCCTCCGAGATAAAGCAGCGTTCTTTTAAAGCGGGGCTCCGGTGCTTTCACTCGCGCATGTACACAAAGTAGAGATGCCACCACTTTCACGCACTCTTCTTGGAATCCTCCGCAAGACGCGTAGAAAGACACTAATACATGCCGCGAAAGCGTGTACTTTTCCTTCGATCTGAATCCCACGCAAGTTCCTCAAAGTCGTACATATGAAAGAAAACGTCACAATTTTCAAGTTTCTCCAACAAAATGCAACAAAGAGACGAAGTACGTATACTTATTTTTTTAGATATAAGCTCAAGCTCAAACTCAAGAACGCATTTCCAGTTCGAAAGTGAAACATACACCGTCCGTTTCGCCGAGCGAGAAATGGTTCCAAAAACGCCTCTTATCGAGGGACATATGATTCTACCCCCTAACTTCCGCCGTCAGACGCTATCTCTTTCCTCCCACAGCACTTTGAATGCGACGCCGGTGTTGTCGCGCTGCCCTCCACACTACAATCATCCCTTTGCCATGTCACTAAGGGAGAGTTTCTTCCGCTAGTAACCCTACTTCGTATTTGTACTTCTATTTCCGCTGGTATACCCTAATAGCGACTGATCTTTTGGCAGGCTTCCAGGGTCTTCGATACGCCCAATCTGTGGAACACGGTGTGCTGACCATCATTGTGTCGCCTTTACTTAGAGGCGGGCGCGTTTGCGCCGCGCGGTTTGACGCTGCACGAGCCACAGTGAAATCGAGCCTAGTCAGCGAAGtatggcagtcatcgaaaaagccagacagcgtctaGCCACGCGTCTCTCAATTACcgaggcttgtgttgtgcttGTATATTCCAGCTTCAGGACAATTACTTTTCATCGTGTTCACCAGTTAGCGAGTTACGAGTTGAAACAAAAATCATATGGAGATTGCGGTTCCACGAATATGGAGACGGTTAATACAGTCGATTGCTTAATTGAGTTACGGTTCATTGGGGAGCAACCACTACGGGTCGGTAGGTGGGGCTCATGATGAAGTGGAGCAGAGAAAATGAAAGGAGTGAAAATGATAGCTGGAGATCAGTGTATTGTTATTAGTTAACTGACGAACCGAAAGCGTGCATAAGAGATGAAGCAGGAAACAGTAGTCCCAATcatgttatttatttatctacCCTCAGGGCGGTGAGGCAATGCACAGGGGAGTAGTTAACATTTGATAACATGATGTTAATTTAAGCAGCATGCAACAATATTTACAAATTAAGTTCACAGCAATAAATTGCACGGATACGtggatgtaaaaaaaaaaagtgatgtgACATATATGATGCTTACACGAACCGCTAGCAACAAACATGAATCGTGTAGTCTCGGTAGTTGAAGAAAATGCATCAGCAGTGAGataagattcgaacccacacccacGGAGTCTCGGTCAGAGACGTTACCAATTACGCCATGCTGGCTATCCTGTCTTCAACGTTACCATGCCATGCTTTATAAAACACGGATACGCACTCTCAACCACTCACCCTGAACACTTTCTTTCTTACATTGTTGCCAATCACTTCCACATTCACACAGACAAAGACACTCGTGGCAGACGGCATCTTTCTCATGTAACGTTGTAGTGGGTCATGAGGCAATAAGACATACAAGGATAAACACGACACAAGCCTTCACACTGCACAGTTGCGTACTTCAATTGAATGACGGCAGTTAAAGGAACATCATTCAATTAAAGTATGCAACTGGGCTTTCTGAGGCTTGTACTATTGCGGTTGTTTGTCCTTCGATGTtgaattgcctcatccacttaAACGTGTAGTCTACCTCTGCCTAAGTACCGTATTGTTCAGAAATCGTATTGTCAAAGGCTCTGTTTGCACTTCCATTCATCTTCATCATcactcaccatcttctccccctcacgcaatgggatagggtgctgccTCAGCGACGagacatcccactacatcattattacttatttgttgttgtttgcactTGATGACGTCTCATGCGCCTTAGACAAAAATTAGAAACTTACAGAGAAGTGTATACGGTACCATATTGTGAACAAAATTGAACGGCGGCGTCGCCACTGCCGTTTAACTTGTGGGGTATTTCAATAATATTGAAGA is from Ornithodoros turicata isolate Travis chromosome 8, ASM3712646v1, whole genome shotgun sequence and encodes:
- the LOC135366159 gene encoding uncharacterized protein LOC135366159 isoform X2; the protein is MPSLPSSDIHAYVLTSTDPIIHGYRCLRKTANISAVTCKSPGKLGLRHFQNGTDHAYGCVVRRRELHKQKRISRDYMVFVGLPQVSLKLRTEQYKMGTRRSMCPSCLSQSVCRGLL
- the LOC135366159 gene encoding uncharacterized protein LOC135366159 isoform X1; this translates as MDSSVDTVMPSLPSSDIHAYVLTSTDPIIHGYRCLRKTANISAVTCKSPGKLGLRHFQNGTDHAYGCVVRRRELHKQKRISRDYMVFVGLPQVSLKLRTEQYKMGTRRSMCPSCLSQSVCRGLL